The genomic interval GACGGGCCAGATCAAGGCCGCTGCACTCGAGCGTCTGCAGACCCACGGGGCCGATGGACTGTCACTGCGGGCAGTCGCACGCGATGTCGGGCTGAGCGCACCGGGCATGTACCGCTACTTCGACAGTCGTGACGCGCTGCTGACGGCACTCATCACCGAGGGTTACGAGGACCTGGCCGATCACGTCATCTTCGCGGTCATCGGGAGCGACCAGCCGCTGTCGGACGGTGATCGGCCTGCGCCGATGGTGCCGGAGCGCGTACCGGTCAACGCGCCACCGGCGCAGCGCTTCGGTGCGTCGGCGCGGGCGTACCGGCACTGGTCACGAACCCATCCCAACGAGTTCGCCCTGCTGTACGGCACTCCGATCCCCGGGTACGCGGCGCCCACGGGTGGCCCGACCGTCGACGCCGTGCGACGGATGTCGATCGCGCTGCTCCGTCCCCTGGTGGAGGCGCACGTCGTCGATGCGCTCCGCATCCCCGAGAGCTTCGCCGCCGA from Euzebyales bacterium carries:
- a CDS encoding TetR/AcrR family transcriptional regulator, with amino-acid sequence MPTRRERLRAELTGQIKAAALERLQTHGADGLSLRAVARDVGLSAPGMYRYFDSRDALLTALITEGYEDLADHVIFAVIGSDQPLSDGDRPAPMVPERVPVNAPPAQRFGASARAYRHWSRTHPNEFALLYGTPIPGYAAPTGGPTVDAVRRMSIALLRPLVEAHVVDALRIPESFAADDLGDATALLRADIADLAGMPVPAALPPFLLATWARLHGIVTLEVFNQFAFAFGDDAGDLFEAELASLTAQTFIG